In Setaria italica strain Yugu1 chromosome IX, Setaria_italica_v2.0, whole genome shotgun sequence, the genomic stretch AACATCATCAGAATCACTTTCTTTAGCATGCTCTCCACTTTCCTTCTTGTCATTCGACCCCTTCTCCACTTCCATTGGGCAGGTAATATCGGCTTCAACCTTTTCATGTTTTGGCAAAGGGTTTTGCTGCTCGGGCTTGCTTTCACTCAATGTAAGCTTGGATCCGCTAGATTTCTCAACACTGGAAGTATCACCCTTCTTTAGAAACTTCATTATACCAACTTGTACGGGTCCTTTGCTTTTCTGACCAAAAACTCCTGATGGGAGACTATCTGAAGGCCCTAAAGCACTATACAAATCAACTGCTTTTTTAATATCACCGTCATCATTACAGGACATGATCCGACTGAAACCTTCTGTTAGCAAGGGTGTCTCCTTCTTCTGCAGCATGCGGTTCACAACAAGGGCAGCCTTTCCACCCTGGAGATTTCCGTCATGGCCCTTTCGGTTCACTGCACGTGAGATACAGACCTTTGCAGGTAGATCCAGGGCTACGGCATGCACATCCGCATGCAATGTGCCACCCAGCTTCACAAAATCAGCACGCTGCTCACGTTCCAAGTTGCAGCGGTCAATGAGAACGCTCTTGCCGTCCTTCAAAGCATCCGCTGCAGCCTTCAAACACTGTATTTTAGTCCCAGCTTTGCCATTTCCGATCGTATCCTGGATCATGATAAGTGCCCAAAGAGAATTCTGTCAGACTGTCAAACTATTGTGCTGGTTAACGAACATCCATCATGAAACGCCATGAGTTAAATTGCCCAGGAAGTGCTTGGAAAATAATACATCAGTGTTTTGAGATTCTCTGCTTCCCTATGTGATGTCATGCTGATAGTAATAAACTAAATTGGTACTTGACAGTATTGATCCACTATACACCATACAGTGAAGCAAACAATGCAGTTTCCAGATTATAAGAGCTATTGATGGAGTTCAGAAGATGAATTTTTCGACCGAATTTTAACTTCAGATAGACAGGTATCGTTTTGCAGTTAGTAGCACTCAACTTTTAACAAGTACAGTTTTGCAATTAGTAGCACCTTGTCTTGAAACATCACATTCGCAAAGGATAAGGGAAACGCTAGCACCGCTCAGCAAATTTGCACGCATTGAGGCGGAGAACCGTGTGGGGGCCCACCTGGCATACGCGAACCCACCAGCGGCCGGCGTTGGAGCCGCCAACGACGGCCTCGGCGAAAGTGGACTTGCCGCTTCCCGGTGGGCCCATaagcaccaccagcagcagcttgccgccgcgctcctcctcctcctcctcctttgccTCTGTGCCCGCGCCTGCAGCAAACAGTTCGAGACAGGACGCGCTAGGGTTTTAGCAGCGACGGCGGGGGCTGTCCAATTTGAGGAACAAAACGGCAAATTCGTAAAAAACAATGGTTTGGGAGCGCACCTAGGCTTGAGGACGGAGGTGGCGAAGCGGAACTGGAGCCGCCCGCGTCGGGATTCATCTGGAAAAATGGAGGAATCCTGATCTGCCGCGGCTATGGCGATGGCGGAGCGCGGAGAGGCGACGAAGGGGAGGAACTGAGGAAGAGACGCGGGAACCGGTGGGTTCTAGCCGTCCGTGCCTCACGACGGTCGAATCTGATGCGTCGCTTACGACAAGAGTCTAATCAGAATAATTAATTATAATTGGAAAACAAAAAATGAGCAGATAACTAATAAAagcaaaaaagataaaataaaacgGTGTGTGGCTGCTGGGATTCGAGCCCAGGTCTCCACGGCCACAACGTGGAATTCTCACCACTAAACTACAGCCACTTTGATGAAAGTAACTGTAATCACTTTTAATTGTCGGTTCTGTCTCCTCACCTTAACCGGAATCCGGAATTTATCTCGCCTGTAAAGAGTGACGATACTGGAGCATGTTTCGTCGATAAGTATAGACTACAACATCGTACAAACACATCATTTCTATGTTCTCAAAAATCTGTGCCAAACCACGGCCGACGATCAATATACTAGTACAGAACCAAGCAATTCTCTCACCTAgcactgcaagtctgcaagaaTCACCCCAAAGCTAGAGACAATCTACAGGCTAGTACTCGTTGAAGTGTATGGCGCCGAGCTTCCAGACGAGGAATGCGGTGCCGAACATGATGGTGGTGATGAGCGTGAAGGACacgaggacgaggaagacgtcCACCCCGAACGGCAGCTCGAAGGTCCACCCCTCCTTGGGCATCCCGCGCTTGCTGTCGTCGAACAGGTTGCCCGGCGCCTCGGGCAGCCGcgacccgcgccgcccgccacctgcCCCGCCCTTCTTCGCGTCCGCCTCGCGCAGCGCGTCCAGCACCCCGCTGCCAAACTCCGGCTTGCCCGATTtcgacggcgtcgacgacgCCCCCTTTGCCGCCGACGGCTCCGCGTACTTGCCCAGCACGCGCGCCGCGCGCAGTCGCTCCCGCGCCGTCAGCGGCACGCGCTTCGGCGGCTCGCCCGGCGCGCTGCCGTTGGCGTTGGCGACCGGCTGCTGCGGCTGGCCGTTGCCGGGCGTCACTGGGGCCTTCTCGGCGCTGGGGACgggaggagcaggagagggGGTGGCCGCTTCttgcgccgcggccggcgccgcttGGTCGTTGTCAGTGGCTCGGCAGGTGGTTCTTGCATGCTTATTCCTCGCCGGGGAGCTCAGCAGCAGGAGCTTATGGAAGgctgaagccgccgccgccttctggAAGTGATGCCTCGAGCCGAAGCTGAGCTGGGTGTAGGACGACGAAGATCTGGGGACTCCCGGTAGCTGTGCGCACATGAGCAGTTGCATCAAGAAGCAGGAATAAACGAGATGAAACTATGATCTAGAGACAAGAAGCTTACTTTTGCAGTAACCCTGGGCGGGGAGGAGCTGAGGCTGGTGGCAGCCATCTTCCTCTCCTCCACTCGGCCACAGCATTTTGTGCTAAGGCCAGTGAAGATAAACATTCGTGTGAGGGTGAGGCTGTGGCTGTCCACGAATCAGATCCGCGAGGCGATTGCTTAGCGCAGACAATACGTTTGGGCTGGGCCGAATTCGTGAAACAAACACGATCACTGACTGCCGCAGGCCCGGAGAGTGGGTGAGTGTTCTGTTCGGCTAGTCGGCTAGTCCTGTCTTCGAAAAATACAACCATCTCAACTGGAATGACACCAATTTCGAAATAGAATCAAATTGATTtagtaaaataaaaaagtgcACTAATTACATATGTTAATAAGTACTCCTTTTAGGTCATAGTCTGCAGTATTAGCCAACCCACGTGTTCCAACTTTTTGGAAACCAAGCAAAAAGGAGAACAGAAATAGAGAAACCCAAGTCTAAGCAAGGATCGTCTGTATATATGATGTATATTCCACGTCTCAACAGGACACTATAACATCTGCACAAttgcttccactgacttatttttagcacgtgtcacatcgaatgtttagatactaattag encodes the following:
- the LOC105913618 gene encoding uncharacterized protein LOC105913618; the protein is MFIFTGLSTKCCGRVEERKMAATSLSSSPPRVTAKLPGVPRSSSSYTQLSFGSRHHFQKAAAASAFHKLLLLSSPARNKHARTTCRATDNDQAAPAAAQEAATPSPAPPVPSAEKAPVTPGNGQPQQPVANANGSAPGEPPKRVPLTARERLRAARVLGKYAEPSAAKGASSTPSKSGKPEFGSGVLDALREADAKKGGAGGGRRGSRLPEAPGNLFDDSKRGMPKEGWTFELPFGVDVFLVLVSFTLITTIMFGTAFLVWKLGAIHFNEY